The following proteins are encoded in a genomic region of Necator americanus strain Aroian chromosome II, whole genome shotgun sequence:
- a CDS encoding hypothetical protein (NECATOR_CHRII.G6810.T1), with protein MKRCYPVLNTANGVGVGDATLPIWRDHFKTLLNRQAPSGPELGHVDRPTDAVNEEPPTESEVLVCIQKMINGKSGGDDGISTEMLKYLPPSGIREMTKIIRSIWIDERIPDSYRHAIIVPLHKKVSVTDPRNYRGISLLHVMYMVLGRIILGRLIKHREETTRDEQTGFCPF; from the coding sequence atgaaaagatgttatCCTGTTCTTAAtactgccaatggagtgggTGTCGGTGatgcaacccttccaatttggagggatcacttcaagaccttgctgaaccggcaagcgccgTCAGGTCCTGAGCTCGGGCACGTTGATAGACCGACagatgcggttaacgaggagccaccgaccgagtcggaggttctagtctgtattcaaaagatgataaatggaaaatctggtggagatgacggaattagcacagaaatgctgaaatatcttcctccgtcagggattcgtgagatgacaaagatcatccgttcaatatggatagacgaaaggatacctgactcgtatagacacgctatcatagttcccctccacaagaaggtatccgtcacggaccctaggaattatcgaggaatttctttgctgCATGTTATGTACATGGTATTGGGGCGGATTATCCTGggccgactcattaaacatcgcgaagaaacaacgcgcgatgAGCAAACTGGCTTCTGTCCTTTttga
- a CDS encoding hypothetical protein (NECATOR_CHRII.G6809.T1), with protein MRRTVDQCPADIIPALSGRPLPDLEYADDVVILAESSTKLQYVVNFVSKLAAAYGLRLCLDKCKQMWISWRP; from the coding sequence atgcgaagaacagtagatcagtgtcctgccgacatcaTTCCAGCACTATCAGGACGCCCCTTgcccgatctcgagtacgctgacgatgttgttatattggcggaaagcagtacgaaacttcaataTGTTGTCAACTTTGTATCGAaactggctgcagcctatggactacgtctatgccttgataaatgcaagcagatgtggatttCCTGGAGACCTTGA